One region of Drosophila kikkawai strain 14028-0561.14 chromosome 2R, DkikHiC1v2, whole genome shotgun sequence genomic DNA includes:
- the LOC138928083 gene encoding uncharacterized protein — protein MPAGDEEQTPLIPAITLEGSQSISPRPDQVKPKATTATPRAKGQEALDTALSTSSRSTRSVAKMAQSALDIALRKFISTTDRVSHFEADINTPSAPGTDRFSPAMCKVHRDQIRALWDKVENSYDNCSDLLSVSSDRTATATELESKYSECYSVYSRCLVQLQGIIDRAAAQSTPASAPMPTPPSMGCRLPPVDTEVFAGDYLRWPTFRDLFTAIYIHNSRLTPVEKLFHLLSKTSGDAHAIVSKAPLTNDGFISAWQSLTDRFENRRLLVNSQLKILFNIQAVPQESGAALKELQGTVQSCLTALEMSSIQIEAWDCLLVYMVSLKLPKITLSMWEQSIHNKAEIPTWNELDSFLTERHRTLEAIDDIRPSNSGQIPPRPTAASAPVRRLNSYEARVAPAPRGCDLCLRENHPIRLCPRFLEMDVDGRSDCIRRKQFCLNCFARGHQQRDCTSAHSCLTCRSRHHTLLHRDNPSATAPSPTAPPRPRPAPTPQGTSSAQDHTDVQVCFASSSRAVLLGTALINICHLGRDFQARALIDSGSEATFITERLFRQISPTFTPVQTRVSGLNETVAAQSTKLCTLAIRAPSRPGLQLETAAYVLPQLAGKLPSYPIPQNLLKELPDVPLADPTFFESSEIDVLIGADILPSVLLGGSKNNIFGSLLAQETIFGWVLSGPVSSEATSGVSVFSTRISVQSNRSVDKFRPIRSAESRRTQSAQSYRCRICNGFHPLRKCQQFLKLSAHKRLRAVLDNRYCSNCLAHEHSEGTCRSGDQCKTCNQHHHTLLHKHDHPGHAPRSQQRAPSYVKFAHQRP, from the coding sequence ATGCCCGCGGGAGACGAGGAACAGACTCCCCTGATTCCGGCAATTACTCTGGAGGGGTCCCAGTCCATATCTCCTCGGCCTGATCAAGTAAAGCCAAAGGCGACCACTGCCACTCCAAGGGCAAAAGGTCAAGAGGCACTCGACACTGCCCTCAGTACCTCATCCAGATCCACTCGGTCGGTAGCCAAGATGGCTCAATCCGCTCTCGATATCGCCCTCCGCAAGTTCATTTCCACAACGGACCGTGTGAGCCATTTCGAGGCTGACATCAACACTCCGAGCGCCCCTGGAACCGATAGAttttcccccgccatgtgCAAGGTTCATCGGGATCAGattcgggccctgtgggataaGGTGGAGAACAGCTATGACAACTGCTCCGACCTACTTTCAGTGTCCTCCGACCgtacagccaccgccactgagcttgaatccaagtacagtgagtGCTACTCCGTATATTCGAGGTGTCTTGTACAGCTGCAGGGAATTATCGACAGGGCCGCCGCCCAGTCCACTCCGGCTTCCGCCCCTATGCCCACacccccgtccatgggttgtcgattaccaccagtggacacagaagttttcgctggcgattatcttcggtggcccaccttcagagaccttttcaccgcgatatatattcacaactcgcgcctcacaccggtggaaaaGTTGTTCCACTTGTTATCCAAAACAAGTGGCGATGCGCACGCCATCGTATCCAAGGCCCCTCTGACAAATGATGGCTTCATCTCCGCGTGGCAAAGCCTCACCGACCGCTTCGAGAATCGGCGGCTACTTgtcaacagccagttgaaaatccttttcaaCATTCAGGCTGTCCCCCAAGAGTCCGGAGCCGCCCTAaaagagctgcaaggcaccGTCCAAAGTTGTCTGACAGCCTTAGAGATGTCCTCCATTCAAATCGAGGCGTGGGATTGTCTCTTAGTGTATATGGTTTCCTTAAAGCTTCCCAAAATCACACTTTcgatgtgggagcaatccatacaCAACAAGGCTgaaattccgacctggaaCGAGTTGGATTCGTTTCTGACAGAGCGGCATCGCACTCTGGAAGCGATCGACGACATCAGGCCTAGCAATTCAGGGCAAATTCCGCCAAGACCGACAGCTGCGAGCGCCCCAGTGCGCAGGCTGAATTCCTACGAGGCCAGAGTGGCTCCCGCCCCAAGAGGGTGCGATCTCTGTTTGAGGGAGAACCATCCTATTCGCCTATGTCCGCGTTTCCTTGAAATGGATGTAGATGGTCGCTCCGACTGCATTAGGAGAAAGCAGTTTTGCCTGAACTGCTTTGCAAGAGGGCACCAGCAGCGGGATTGCACTAGTGCCCATAGCTGCTTGACGTGCCGCAGCCGTCATCACACCCTTCTGCACCGCGATAATCCCTCCGCGACCGCACCAAGTCCGACGGCGCCACCCAGGCCTCGACCGGCGCCTACTCCTCAGGGCACGAGCTCCGCTCAAGATCACACTGATGTGCAAGTGTGCTTCGCTTCCAGCTCAAGAGCCGTTCTACTGGGCACAGCCCTCATTAACATTTGCCATTTAGGCCGCGATTTCCAAGCGCGAGCCTTAATCGACTCTGGTTCCGAGGCAACCTTCATCACGGAGAGGTTGTTCCGTCAAATTAGTCCAACATTTACGCCAGTTCAGACCAGAGTGTCTGGGCTCAACGAGACAGTTGCCGCCCAATCCACCAAGCTCTGCACTCTCGCCATCCGAGCGCCTtccagacccgggctgcagcTGGAAACTGCAGCGTATGTTCTTCCGCAGTTAGCCGGGAAGCTCCCCTCGTATCCGATTCCACAAAACCTACTGAAGGAACTTCCTGACGTGCCGCTTGCTGATCCAACGTTCTTCGAGAGCTCCGAAATCGACGTCCTGATTGGAGCTGACATTCTTCCGTCCGTGCTTCTAGGCGGCTCcaagaataacattttcggCTCTCTCCTGGCGCAAGAGACGATTTTCGGATGGGTGCTCTCAGGTCCAGTGTCTTCAGAGGCCACGAGCGGCGTGTCTGTGttctcgacacgaatttccgtCCAGTCAAACCGCTCGGTGGACAAATTCCGTCCCATTCGCAGTGCCGAAAGCAGGCGGACCCAAAGCGcgcagtcctaccgttgccgaatcTGCAACGGGTTCCACCCGCTCAGGAAATGCCAGCAGTTCCTGAAGCTCAGCGCTCAtaagaggctccgtgcggttctcgacaaccgctattgttcaaactgcttggcccacgaacattctgagggaacctgccgcagtggtgaccaatgcaagacgtgcaatcagcaccaccacacactCCTGCATAAG